The Actinomycetes bacterium genome contains a region encoding:
- the narI gene encoding respiratory nitrate reductase subunit gamma, whose product MSVGVLLWGVLPYVVLAILVGGTVWRWRYDQFGWTTRSSQLYESRLLRIGSPLFHFGILVVLVGHVIGLVVPKSWTDAAGLSQEAYHVQALLLGGVAGVATLAGIAILVYRRRTTGPVFMATTRNDKAMYVVLVAAIVAGLVTTLLGVGATGEAHNYRLTVSPWFRSLATLQPDVDAMERADTAFHVHVLIGMLLFATWPFTRLVHAFSAPVGYLFRPYVVYRRRRVADDAPTSRGSRRGWERIGS is encoded by the coding sequence ATGAGCGTCGGGGTGCTGCTCTGGGGTGTGCTGCCCTACGTCGTCCTCGCGATCCTCGTCGGCGGCACGGTGTGGCGCTGGCGCTACGACCAGTTCGGCTGGACGACCCGGTCGTCGCAGCTCTACGAGTCGCGGCTGCTGCGCATCGGCAGCCCGCTCTTCCACTTCGGCATCCTGGTCGTCCTCGTGGGACACGTCATCGGCCTGGTCGTGCCGAAGTCGTGGACCGACGCCGCCGGCCTCTCGCAGGAGGCCTACCACGTCCAGGCACTGCTGCTCGGCGGTGTGGCGGGCGTCGCCACGCTGGCGGGCATCGCGATCCTGGTCTACCGACGACGTACGACAGGGCCGGTCTTCATGGCGACCACCCGCAACGACAAGGCGATGTACGTCGTCCTGGTCGCCGCCATCGTCGCCGGGCTGGTGACCACCCTGCTGGGGGTCGGCGCCACCGGTGAGGCGCACAACTACCGGCTCACCGTCTCGCCGTGGTTCCGGTCACTGGCGACGCTCCAGCCCGACGTCGACGCGATGGAGCGCGCGGACACCGCGTTCCACGTGCACGTCCTGATCGGCATGCTGCTGTTCGCCACCTGGCCCTTCACCCGCCTGGTGCACGCCTTCTCGGCGCCGGTCGGCTACCTCTTCCGGCCGTACGTCGTCTACCGCAGGCGCCGGGTCGCCGACGACGCCCCGACCTCGCGGGGCAGCCGCAGGGGCTGGGAGCGGATCGGCTCCTGA